A DNA window from Pseudorasbora parva isolate DD20220531a chromosome 5, ASM2467924v1, whole genome shotgun sequence contains the following coding sequences:
- the LOC137074900 gene encoding stonustoxin subunit alpha-like, whose protein sequence is MAALMMSLKPPSWIYCTCLWLATIAVMNAQEVIQPKPDTKGNTDYSVLASKPIEVAALGRPLFPGMLYDCRTDTFIPGVTLWDKKSLREDLDTRAQPKTDSAKFSSSDSLSSKASLLDVSASLKASFLGGLVKVGGSAKFLHDTKSSDQQSRVTMSYSETTRFEQLTMSHLGQITYPQVFDQKTATHVVTAVLYGAKAYMVFDRRFSEEENKQKIEGELNIMVKKIPEFSIEGKGALEMTDGEKKMAESIACTFHGDFRLDQNPTTYMEAIKVYKKLPNILKENPQNAVPLKVWLYPLSLLDSKAAQLEREITTRLVSNTEDIMEELGRAERTCSDLSRKTLVNAFNDIKERLQSFQNLFNIYKTMLQKAVARVLPAIRGGEKQEKSLEDVLKIHYSSPFKAEKLNQWLDGVKAELDLLSSYIKMLKGITTEDSDHLSIILLNPAIDVVVCLTFTSLKYEDPYLSNLKEFLKSDKFKELDGELNMVTVASVRTWFSDPAVISKMKENLSLFRRFSEANKDEKRYRFIISAISDPSSPGLSIRLYEKGELTDTQFQPVSKPPPPEVKEVLKRSVSLKLQKSPTGETVQYRVEYQQVKDEQWHVINTPDEDFTLTGLESGRQYMIRYRILGKVGVSEASDTIGPIPSSDPDPKTRSDFLQYLLRLNLDLNTANEDLTMSEENRVITRTRTTKPYPDHPGRFQMWPQVLCRESVSQRSYWEVEWRGVGVWIAVSYQSICRKGWSDGCGFGRNAQSWSLHCTPESYSFKHNNTVTEPLSSEGNRVGVYVDPRAGTLSFYSISGDSMIPIHSVQTTFTHTLYPGFGVFSGSLTLL, encoded by the exons TACTGTACATGTTTATGGCTGGCAACCATAGCTGTGATGAATGCACAG GAAGTGATACAACCCAAACCTGACACCAAAGGAAACACAGACTATTCAG TCTTGGCATCAAAGCCCATTGAAGTGGCAGCTCTAGGAAGACCTCTGTTTCCTGGTATGCTGTATGATTGCCGTACAGACACCTTCATTCCAG GTGTTACTCTATGGGATAAGAAGTCACTGAGGGAAGATTTGGACACCCGTGCACAGCCCAAGACAGATTCAGCTAAGTTTAGTAGCTCTGACTCTCTCTCTAGTAAGGCCAGTCTCCTGGATGTAAGTGCTTCCCTGAAGGCCAGCTTCTTAGGAGGGCTGGTGAAGGTGGGAGGATCTGCCAAGTTTCTGCATGACACCAAATCCTCAGACCAGCAATCCAGAGTAACAATGTCTTACAGTGAAACCACCAGATTCGAACAACTCACTATGAGCCATCTAGGCCAGATCACCTACCCTCAGGTGTTTGACCAGAAAACTGCAACTCATGTGGTGACGGCTGTACTGTACGGAGCTAAGGCCTACATGGTGTTTGATCGGAGATTTTCAGAAGAGGAAAATAAGCAGAAGATTGAGGGAGAACTGAATATCATGGTCAAGAAGATCCCAGAATTTTCTATTGAGGGAAAAGGAGCTTTAGAAATGACAGATGGTGAAAAGAAAATGGCTGAGAGCATTGCTTGCAcatttcatggtgacttccgCCTTGATCAGAACCCCACCACTTACATGGAGGCCATAAAGGTGTACAAGAAGCTCCCTAATATCCTGAAGGAGAATCCACAGAATGCAGTTCCATTAAAAGTCTGGCTCTATCCTCTTTCTCTACTGGATTCAAAAGCTGCTCAACTGGAGAGAGAAATCACCACACGTCTGGTTTCCAACACTGAAGATATAATGGAGGAGCTGGGAAGGGCTGAGAGGACATGCAGTGACCTGTCCAGAAAAACACTGGTGAATGCTTTCAATGATATTAAAGAGAGGCTGCAATCATTTCAGAacttatttaatatttacaagACAATGCTCCAGAAAGCAGTGGCCAGGGTCTTGCCTGCTATACGAGGAGGAGAGAAGCAGGAGAAGTCGCTGGAAGATGTCCTGAAGATCCACTACAGCTCCCCTTTTAAAGCTGAGAAGCTTAACCAGTGGTTAGATGGTGTAAAGGCTGAACTTGACCTCTTGAGTTCTTACATCAAGATGCTTAAGGGAATCACAACTGAAGACTCAGATCATCTCAGCATCATCCTCCTTAATCCTGCTATTGATGTTGTGGTGTGCTTGACCTTCACATCTCTAAAGTATGAAGACCCGTATCTTTCAAACCTGAAAGAATTTCTGAAATCTGACAAGTTTAAAGAGCTAGATGGGGAACTAAATATGGTTACTGTGGCATCTGTCAGAACGTGGTTCAGTGATCCTGCTGTCATCTCAAAGATGAAAGAGAACTTGTCTCTTTTCAGACGTTTTTCAGAGGCTAATAAAGATGAAAAGAGATACAGATTCATTATATCTGCCATCTCCGATCCTTCCAGTCCAGGGTTGTCCATCCGTCTGTATGAAAAAGGGGAGCTGACAGACACTCAGTTCCAGCCCGTGTCGAAGCCTCCGCCACCAGAAGTGAAGGAGGTTCTGAAGCGCAGTGTGTCCCTGAAACTGCAGAAGTCCCCAACTGGAGAAACTGTGCAGTACAGAGTGGAGTACCAGCAGGTGAAAGACGAACAGTGGCATGTCATAAATACACCTGATGAAGACTTTACTCTGACTGGACTGGAGTCTGGAAGGCAGTACATGATCCGCTACAGGATATTGGGTAAAGTTGGAGTGAGTGAAGCCAGCGACACTATCGGCCCCATACCGTCTTCAG ACCCTGATCCTAAGACCAGGAGTGACTTCCTCCAAT ATTTACTTCGGCTCAATCTGGATCTGAACACAGCGAATGAAGACCTCACTATGTCTGAGGAGAACAGAGTGATTACTCGCACTCGCACAACTAAACCGTATCCAGATCATCCGGGCAGATTTCAGATGTGGCCTCAGGTGTTGtgtagagagagtgtgagtcAGCGCTCTTACTGGGAGGTGGAGTGGAGAGGAGTTGGTGTGTGGATAGCAGTGTCATATCAGAGCATCTGCAGGAAGGGGTGGAGTGATGGGTGTGGGTTTGGACGTAATGCTCAGTCCTGGAGTTTGCACTGCACTCCTGAAAGTTACTCATTCAAACACAATAACACCGTGACTGAGCCCCTCAGCAGTGAAGGTAATAGAGTAGGAGTGTATGTGGATCCCAGAGCAGGAACTCTGTCCTTCTACAGCATCTCTGGAGACTCAATGATCCCCATCCACTCAGTCCAGaccacattcactcacacactctatCCTGGGTTTGGGGTTTTTTCTGGATCACTGACACTGCTGTGA